A genomic region of Salinibacter pepae contains the following coding sequences:
- a CDS encoding efflux RND transporter permease subunit, with protein MNRAIDWFARNGVAANLLMLLLLLGGGAAAFTTVQEVFPEFSLDSVQIQVTYPGGSPEEVEQSIVRRIEDRIEGVEGIDRILGTATENSGVVTAELKRGADLSRARTDIKSEVDRITAFPEEAEQPIVTEVTNRQQALQIALYGDASERTLKELAQRVKDDLTRNPQISFVRIGGVRDYEISVEAPREALRKYGMSLARVSRIVREGSLDLPGGSVETDEEEIVIRTEGQNYTKEDFEEIVALTRDDGTKVRLGEVANIQDGFAENSDLITRFNGEPAAILNVFRTGQEQVLDIEETVKTYLDDDLQASLPAGVQAAIWQNQAESLRSRLNLLIENGILGLFLVVLTLTLFLAPRLAFWTSVGIFLSFTGTFILMQYLDVSINLLSLFGFILSIGIVVDDAIVVGENVYAEQERTGDPLEASIRGTQRVGIPVIFAVLTTVAAFSPLLFIGGTIGKFLGDIPTIVIIVLLLSLVEVLLILPYHLSERPDQEPGTPTLPIRTLNRVRRWVAAQLWTFVRGPLTTALRFATRHYGVTLAAGVSMLFISFSFASNGYIGFSFFPSVQGKLVTAQLEMPVGTTPEATERMTARLQETGYEAIEALEAKAGQDLVENVYVAVGRQPQANSDPGAGGFTATQANVAEVSFEMIDPEERDITSAQFEERWRAETGRVPSARSLSFTANVVSVGKPVSVELSAPTSDKLDRTVAAVQDSLARFGGVFDIKSDQEQGKRELELAMKPGARTLGLSLNDLAGQVRAAFFGLESYRLQRGQNEVRVYTRLPDDQRNSIEDLSNYRIRTAAGAQVPLEEVADVSFGYSPSQINRQDGRRVVTVTADVDPGVTTGNAVKASLQSSVLPNIQREIPGATFTFGGQQRQQRKAQSALVIGFLLALFAIYALLAIPFRSYLQPLVIMSTIPFGWIGALLGHLMLDIQLGLLSIYGIVGLSGVIVNDALVMLDFANEERAKGRDWPDALVRAGQMRFRPILLTSLTTFLGLFPIIVEQSVQAQFLIPMAVSLGVGIVFGTAVLMMIVPSIAMFQDRAVGWVQTRLLGYDEPVKHFGPYEERHSEAPSA; from the coding sequence ATGAACAGAGCAATCGACTGGTTTGCCCGCAACGGCGTAGCGGCCAACCTGCTGATGCTTCTGCTCCTTCTGGGGGGCGGCGCGGCGGCCTTCACCACCGTGCAGGAGGTCTTCCCCGAGTTTAGTCTCGACTCGGTGCAGATCCAGGTCACCTACCCCGGCGGCTCGCCCGAAGAGGTGGAGCAGTCCATCGTGCGCCGCATCGAGGACCGCATCGAGGGCGTCGAGGGCATCGACCGCATTCTGGGGACCGCCACCGAGAACAGCGGCGTGGTGACCGCCGAGCTAAAGCGCGGTGCCGACCTCTCGCGGGCCCGCACCGACATCAAGTCCGAGGTGGACCGCATCACCGCGTTTCCGGAGGAGGCCGAGCAGCCGATCGTCACGGAGGTCACCAACCGGCAGCAGGCGCTCCAGATTGCCCTCTACGGCGACGCGAGCGAGCGCACCCTGAAGGAGCTCGCCCAGCGCGTGAAGGACGACCTGACGCGCAACCCGCAGATCTCCTTCGTGCGCATCGGGGGCGTGCGGGACTACGAGATCTCCGTGGAGGCCCCCCGCGAGGCGCTTCGCAAGTACGGCATGAGCCTCGCGCGGGTCTCGCGGATCGTGCGGGAGGGGAGCCTCGACCTGCCGGGCGGAAGCGTGGAGACGGACGAGGAGGAGATCGTCATCCGGACGGAGGGCCAGAACTACACGAAGGAGGACTTCGAGGAGATCGTGGCCCTCACCCGCGACGACGGCACGAAGGTGCGCCTCGGTGAGGTCGCAAACATTCAGGACGGATTTGCCGAGAACTCCGACCTCATCACGCGCTTCAACGGCGAGCCGGCCGCCATCCTCAACGTCTTCCGCACGGGCCAGGAGCAGGTCCTCGACATCGAGGAGACGGTCAAGACCTACCTCGACGACGACCTGCAGGCGTCTCTTCCCGCCGGGGTTCAGGCCGCCATCTGGCAGAACCAGGCCGAGAGCCTCCGCAGCCGGCTCAACCTGCTGATCGAAAACGGCATCTTGGGGCTGTTCCTCGTCGTCCTCACGCTCACCCTTTTCCTCGCCCCCCGGCTGGCCTTCTGGACCTCGGTCGGCATCTTCTTGTCGTTTACGGGCACGTTCATCCTCATGCAGTACCTGGACGTGTCGATCAACCTCCTGTCCCTCTTCGGCTTCATCCTGTCCATCGGCATCGTGGTCGACGACGCCATCGTGGTGGGCGAGAACGTGTACGCCGAGCAGGAACGTACAGGCGACCCGCTGGAGGCCTCCATTCGGGGAACGCAGCGCGTCGGCATCCCGGTCATCTTCGCCGTCCTGACGACCGTCGCCGCCTTCTCCCCGCTGCTCTTCATCGGCGGCACGATCGGCAAATTTCTCGGGGACATCCCCACGATCGTCATCATCGTCCTGCTGCTGTCGCTCGTGGAGGTGCTCTTGATCCTCCCGTACCACCTGTCGGAACGCCCGGACCAGGAACCGGGCACCCCCACCCTCCCGATCCGCACGCTCAACCGGGTGCGGCGGTGGGTGGCCGCCCAGCTCTGGACCTTCGTGCGCGGCCCGCTTACGACGGCCCTCCGGTTCGCCACCCGGCACTACGGGGTCACCCTCGCGGCGGGCGTGTCGATGCTGTTCATCTCCTTCAGTTTCGCCAGCAACGGGTACATCGGGTTCTCCTTTTTCCCCAGCGTGCAGGGCAAGCTGGTGACCGCCCAGTTGGAGATGCCGGTGGGCACCACGCCGGAGGCCACCGAGCGCATGACGGCCCGCCTGCAAGAGACGGGGTACGAGGCCATCGAGGCCCTCGAGGCGAAGGCCGGACAGGACCTCGTCGAAAACGTGTACGTGGCTGTCGGCCGTCAGCCCCAGGCCAACAGCGACCCCGGCGCGGGCGGCTTCACCGCCACACAGGCCAACGTGGCCGAGGTGAGCTTCGAGATGATCGACCCGGAGGAGCGGGACATCACGTCCGCCCAGTTTGAGGAGCGATGGCGCGCGGAGACCGGACGGGTGCCCAGCGCGCGCTCGCTCTCGTTTACCGCCAACGTGGTGTCGGTGGGCAAGCCCGTCTCGGTGGAGCTGTCGGCCCCCACGTCCGACAAGCTCGACCGGACGGTGGCCGCCGTCCAGGACTCCCTGGCCCGCTTCGGGGGCGTGTTCGACATCAAGTCCGACCAGGAGCAGGGCAAGCGGGAGCTGGAACTGGCGATGAAGCCGGGCGCCCGGACGCTCGGCCTCTCGCTCAACGACCTCGCCGGCCAGGTCCGCGCCGCCTTCTTCGGGCTGGAGTCCTACCGGCTCCAGCGCGGGCAGAACGAGGTGCGCGTCTACACCCGGCTGCCCGACGACCAGCGCAATTCCATCGAGGACCTGAGCAACTACCGCATCCGGACGGCCGCCGGGGCGCAGGTGCCCCTGGAAGAGGTGGCGGACGTGTCGTTCGGGTACAGCCCCTCGCAGATCAACCGGCAGGACGGCCGCCGGGTCGTCACGGTGACGGCCGACGTGGACCCGGGCGTCACGACCGGCAACGCGGTTAAAGCGAGCCTCCAGTCCAGCGTGCTCCCCAATATTCAGCGCGAGATTCCGGGGGCCACCTTTACCTTCGGCGGGCAGCAGCGGCAGCAGCGCAAGGCGCAGAGCGCCCTCGTGATCGGGTTTCTGCTCGCGCTGTTTGCCATCTACGCCCTCTTGGCCATTCCCTTCCGGTCGTACCTCCAGCCCCTGGTCATCATGAGCACCATTCCGTTCGGCTGGATCGGGGCCCTGCTGGGCCACCTGATGCTCGACATCCAGCTCGGCCTGCTCAGCATCTACGGCATCGTGGGCCTCAGCGGCGTCATCGTAAACGACGCGCTCGTGATGCTCGACTTTGCCAACGAGGAGCGCGCCAAGGGCCGCGACTGGCCCGACGCGCTCGTCCGGGCCGGGCAGATGCGCTTCCGCCCCATCCTGCTTACGTCCCTGACCACGTTCCTGGGCCTCTTCCCCATCATCGTGGAGCAGAGCGTGCAGGCCCAGTTCCTCATCCCGATGGCCGTGAGCCTCGGGGTCGGCATCGTCTTCGGCACGGCCGTCCTCATGATGATCGTCCCCTCAATCGCCATGTTTCAGGACCGTGCCGTCGGGTGGGTGCAGACCCGCCTCCTCGGCTACGACGAGCCGGTGAAGCACTTCGGGCCGTACGAGGAGCGGCATTCGGAGGCCCCGTCCGCCTGA
- a CDS encoding efflux RND transporter periplasmic adaptor subunit translates to MDTSTLKWSLIGGGLLLGTAAVVALLTVFAPAPETSDPPPQSPLVSTVPVDVRAGSLLVRGTGTVRPVREIELTAEVGGRLVDVSDALVSGGRFDAGATLARIDPADYRSAVQQAEAQVTQARVQLLQAQEEAGAAREDYERLRGRTGEPPAPDSTELGRLVFNEPQVAQAQSTLESARAALQNARTNLGRTRLQVPFDGMVRRKQADLGAYVAPGTPVATVYGTEAAEVVVSLPSRKAALIENLWATSGQSADAGLPATVTSAYGDRTYAWEGRVHRVEGAIDQQTRTVDVVVRVPEPYNQAPTIQSRRPEEPPAPRGRTRPPLAIGTYTTVDIEGRRNGTYHVVPRRAVHTRAPDQPPVVWTAVGDSMLAERTVEPIQTVEENTYLAPTLAPDTRVITTDLRVQTDSMRIRVSQ, encoded by the coding sequence ATGGACACCAGCACCCTCAAGTGGTCCCTCATCGGGGGCGGCCTCCTTCTCGGCACCGCCGCCGTCGTGGCCCTGCTCACCGTGTTCGCCCCGGCGCCGGAGACGAGCGACCCGCCGCCGCAGTCCCCCCTGGTCTCGACGGTTCCCGTGGACGTGCGTGCCGGCAGCCTCCTCGTGCGCGGCACCGGAACCGTGCGGCCCGTCCGCGAGATTGAGCTGACCGCCGAGGTCGGGGGGCGCCTCGTCGACGTCTCCGATGCGCTCGTGAGCGGCGGCCGGTTCGACGCGGGGGCGACCCTGGCCCGCATCGACCCCGCCGACTACCGAAGCGCCGTGCAGCAGGCCGAGGCGCAGGTCACGCAGGCCCGGGTGCAGCTCCTGCAGGCCCAGGAGGAGGCGGGCGCCGCCCGGGAGGACTACGAGCGCCTCCGGGGCCGCACCGGCGAGCCGCCCGCCCCCGACAGCACCGAGCTCGGGCGGCTCGTCTTCAACGAGCCGCAGGTGGCACAGGCCCAGTCCACCCTCGAAAGCGCCCGGGCCGCCCTCCAAAACGCGCGCACCAACCTGGGCCGCACGCGCCTCCAGGTGCCCTTCGACGGCATGGTGCGCCGGAAGCAGGCCGACCTCGGCGCGTACGTGGCCCCCGGCACGCCCGTCGCTACGGTCTACGGCACGGAAGCGGCCGAAGTCGTCGTGTCCCTGCCGTCCCGCAAGGCCGCCCTCATCGAAAACCTGTGGGCGACGAGTGGGCAGTCCGCCGACGCCGGGCTCCCGGCCACGGTGACCAGCGCGTACGGCGACCGGACGTACGCGTGGGAGGGGCGCGTCCATCGGGTTGAGGGGGCCATCGACCAGCAGACCCGGACGGTCGACGTGGTGGTGCGCGTGCCGGAGCCGTACAACCAGGCCCCCACCATCCAGTCGCGGCGGCCCGAGGAGCCCCCGGCACCACGGGGCCGGACGCGCCCCCCGCTGGCCATTGGCACCTACACGACGGTCGACATCGAAGGCCGTCGGAACGGCACCTACCACGTGGTGCCCCGCCGGGCGGTCCACACCCGCGCGCCGGACCAGCCGCCGGTCGTCTGGACGGCGGTCGGGGACTCGATGCTGGCTGAGCGCACCGTCGAGCCCATCCAGACGGTGGAGGAGAACACCTACCTCGCCCCGACGCTCGCCCCGGACACCCGCGTGATCACAACGGACCTGCGCGTCCAGACCGACAGCATGAGGATTCGCGTGAGCCAATAA
- a CDS encoding efflux transporter outer membrane subunit — protein MIGPRLLIASFLLGTLTVAGCSMTPEMSTPDAERDLPDRFEAAPGDTTLPAAAADTTAYDATRWWAAYEDSSLTALVDTALAANLNLEEAQGRVEELAAQFRIARAPLFPSVTANGQGNYQNQPANTGIGGAIGGGQGPDRFEFTDYQATLGLSYELDFWGRVRSQRTAALSQYFATAADLQTARLSVISQTISTYAQIASLRRQVRLGERTVGLLEERVAVTEDRYARGLVPSFQLYTVRQSLQAAQADQPDLERRLYEAQSRFATLLGRFAGEQRALLPDSMTVPLAPEPVPAGLPADLLMQRPDVRGAALRLEAARQEIGVARAEMLPSLSLTGQGGTQSSELADLVDPGQVFASFAAQLTAPLFQGGRLRAALNAAEARYKQQAARYEQTVLTAFQEVKASLVAYEKQRRRYREVERQVETARHAFQAQRDRYERGVGDVLALIDAERTLVQAQTRLAGVGLAVVNARLALHRALGGPWTDAEPVDDPRLFR, from the coding sequence ATGATAGGCCCTCGCTTGCTCATCGCCAGCTTTCTGTTGGGGACGCTCACTGTGGCTGGATGCTCGATGACCCCGGAGATGTCCACCCCGGACGCCGAGCGGGATCTCCCGGACCGGTTTGAGGCGGCTCCCGGCGACACCACCCTGCCCGCCGCGGCCGCCGACACGACCGCCTACGACGCCACGCGGTGGTGGGCGGCCTACGAAGACTCGTCCCTCACGGCCCTCGTCGACACCGCCCTTGCCGCCAACCTCAATCTGGAGGAGGCCCAGGGGCGCGTTGAGGAGCTGGCGGCACAGTTCCGGATTGCACGGGCCCCCCTGTTTCCGAGCGTCACGGCCAACGGGCAGGGCAACTACCAGAACCAGCCCGCCAACACCGGCATCGGCGGCGCCATCGGCGGGGGGCAGGGCCCGGACCGCTTCGAGTTTACCGACTACCAGGCCACGCTCGGCCTCTCCTACGAGCTCGACTTCTGGGGCCGCGTGCGGAGCCAGCGCACGGCGGCCCTCAGCCAGTACTTCGCCACGGCCGCGGACCTCCAGACCGCCCGCCTCTCGGTCATCAGTCAGACGATCTCGACGTACGCCCAAATCGCGTCCCTCCGGCGGCAGGTGCGCCTCGGAGAGCGCACGGTCGGCCTCTTGGAGGAGCGCGTCGCCGTGACCGAGGACCGCTACGCGCGGGGCCTCGTGCCGTCGTTTCAGCTGTACACCGTCCGTCAGAGCTTGCAGGCCGCCCAGGCCGACCAGCCGGACCTCGAGCGCCGGCTCTACGAGGCCCAGAGTCGCTTTGCGACGCTCCTCGGCCGCTTCGCCGGGGAGCAGCGCGCGCTCCTCCCGGACTCGATGACCGTTCCCCTTGCCCCCGAGCCGGTGCCGGCGGGCCTGCCCGCGGACCTACTGATGCAGCGGCCCGACGTGCGCGGGGCGGCCCTCCGCCTGGAGGCGGCCCGCCAGGAGATCGGCGTGGCGCGCGCCGAGATGCTGCCGAGCCTGTCGCTGACCGGGCAGGGCGGGACCCAGAGCAGCGAGCTGGCCGACCTGGTGGATCCCGGGCAGGTGTTCGCCAGCTTCGCCGCCCAACTGACGGCCCCCTTGTTTCAGGGCGGCCGGCTCCGCGCCGCCCTAAACGCCGCCGAGGCGCGCTACAAGCAGCAGGCCGCACGCTACGAGCAGACGGTCCTGACCGCCTTTCAGGAGGTGAAGGCGTCCCTGGTGGCCTACGAGAAGCAGCGACGACGGTACCGCGAGGTGGAGCGGCAGGTGGAGACCGCGCGACATGCGTTCCAGGCCCAGCGCGACCGCTATGAGCGCGGCGTGGGGGATGTGCTCGCCCTGATCGACGCGGAGCGCACCCTCGTGCAGGCGCAGACGCGTCTCGCCGGGGTGGGGCTGGCCGTCGTGAACGCGCGCCTCGCGCTCCATCGTGCCCTCGGCGGGCCGTGGACGGACGCGGAGCCTGTCGACGATCCGCGCCTGTTCCGGTAG
- a CDS encoding TetR/AcrR family transcriptional regulator, producing MAPPSPFPSEYSETERQIFDAALHVFAREGRHGARMQAIADAADINKAMLHYYFQDKGTLYEEVFTYTVERFMASFGTSLREASTFEHTLRAFIDGYVEFVRSDEAAMRLMVQENLTGGRLLGTHLEEPTNASDAPPQILVDTIASAVDAGEIRDVDPQHTMLSVVSTCLFFFVARPTVQIMHPDAEDDWGAFVEARKEHLFDLIYHGLAPRPKGGSGSRAAPRE from the coding sequence ATGGCCCCCCCTTCCCCCTTTCCTTCCGAGTACTCCGAGACGGAGCGGCAGATCTTCGACGCGGCGCTCCACGTGTTTGCCCGGGAGGGCCGGCACGGGGCTCGGATGCAGGCGATCGCCGACGCCGCCGACATCAACAAGGCGATGCTGCACTACTACTTTCAGGACAAGGGGACACTGTACGAGGAGGTGTTCACCTACACGGTGGAGCGGTTCATGGCCTCGTTCGGCACGTCGCTCCGGGAGGCCTCCACCTTCGAGCACACCCTGCGCGCATTCATCGACGGGTACGTCGAATTCGTCCGGTCCGACGAGGCGGCCATGCGCCTGATGGTACAGGAGAACCTCACCGGGGGACGCCTGCTTGGCACGCACCTGGAGGAGCCGACCAACGCCAGCGATGCGCCGCCCCAAATTCTGGTGGATACCATCGCGTCGGCCGTGGACGCCGGGGAGATTCGGGACGTCGACCCGCAGCACACGATGCTCTCTGTCGTCTCGACCTGCCTCTTTTTCTTCGTGGCGCGGCCGACCGTGCAGATCATGCACCCCGACGCGGAGGACGACTGGGGCGCGTTCGTGGAGGCCCGGAAGGAGCACCTGTTCGACCTCATCTACCACGGCCTTGCGCCCCGACCGAAGGGGGGAAGTGGCTCCCGGGCCGCCCCCCGTGAGTAG
- a CDS encoding peptidylprolyl isomerase: MADHPQWDHPPDLQIETDAVYEAAFETSKGTIHAELYPEHAPHTVNNFAFLADEGFYDGTPFHRVIEGFMVQGGDPTGTGRGGPGYEFDDEIDSNPLTHETGVLSMANAGPNTNGSQFFITRAPQSHLDGKHTVFGDVTDGQDVVDAIEESDTLKSVTVEKQ; the protein is encoded by the coding sequence ATGGCCGACCATCCGCAGTGGGACCACCCGCCCGACCTCCAAATCGAAACGGACGCCGTCTACGAGGCGGCCTTCGAGACCAGCAAGGGCACGATCCACGCTGAGCTCTATCCCGAGCACGCCCCCCACACGGTCAACAACTTCGCCTTCCTCGCCGACGAGGGCTTCTACGACGGCACGCCGTTCCACCGGGTCATTGAGGGCTTCATGGTACAGGGCGGCGACCCCACCGGCACGGGCCGGGGCGGACCGGGGTACGAATTCGACGACGAGATCGACAGCAACCCTCTCACGCACGAGACGGGCGTCCTCTCGATGGCGAATGCGGGCCCCAACACGAACGGCAGTCAGTTCTTCATCACGCGGGCGCCGCAGTCGCACCTCGACGGCAAGCACACCGTGTTCGGCGACGTGACCGATGGGCAGGATGTGGTCGACGCGATCGAAGAGAGCGACACGCTGAAGAGCGTCACCGTCGAGAAGCAGTAG